One region of Primulina tabacum isolate GXHZ01 chromosome 1, ASM2559414v2, whole genome shotgun sequence genomic DNA includes:
- the LOC142504914 gene encoding uncharacterized protein LOC142504914 translates to MASFNKILMFSKEDYDEWKIRMQAHLAAQNDDMWYIITDGPMKILKVNTAAATTEGAPQMVEKHRSEWTTEDKKKANLDNVAKDILYKTLDKNMFAKIKTCTTAKKLWEKLTQLCEGNDQTKENKLTVAIQKFDNVKMKPGESLAEFDELSVVMPALPREWDVKTIAMRESKDLNKLELNDLFADLKAYEFELGIRTEEDPSTSQQTKALPANIVTLPVEESSSKKSTEQLSNEAMSLFVKKFSKFMRENQSQMNKPHYNKDHTYDGQACFNCRKKGHFIAECNRPKKDEKKSGDRRKMKDNKIYFKKKNQRVLFVEEDKGKWADSESEKSISEESISESEDEKVECLMAKEYQESTDEMVIDFNYDEFTRDDLVTALHDMVNEFKGLSQQFNEAKAEKQNLTNKLTLSSCSQQKEVDSLSVKLSLLTAENDNLRRLFHATLKENKRLITTANTWNKSSLSLNKMQEMQKLAGDRTGTGYNINECSTPGASTQPLLEKGSLKSIKFVSKKKNLEQSTWFLDSGCSRHMTGNKDLLSEVINYREPTITFGDNSKGKAVGKVKIIHDKIIIRDLLKRLQNEKSEAIDRIRSNRGTEFLNQFMSSYLEDSGIKHELSAARSPQQNGVAERRNRTLKEAARTMLAESGISQRFWAEAVSTACYTQNRSMINKNHEKTPYEIWTGKQPNIGYFRIFGCKCFIYINGKTHLTAFDVKADNGTFLGYSSVSKAYRVYNQRTLTVEESIHIIFDESSICHDNSSSSLHDLINNLDATNLEASDDDEVDLRRTGEIISKENPTGQEQSQQMNEPEDSHQPQNTQMEAEAPVLENDTNQPTEPNPYGPSFVSQIEPKKIDGALLDTNWIEAMQEELNQFERSRVWHLVPRPNDAHVIGTRWVYRKKIDENGLIIRNKARLVAQGYRHEEGIDFDESFAPVARLEAIRIFLAFAAFKDFKVYQMDVKSAFLNGLLNEEVHVEQPPGFVNHTFPDYVYKLDKALYRLKQAPRACYSYSDTLLKEFFESAQMKNGEILCSVQNKKFNFTQKMFAELFSLPTAGVTDFSTLPEGLLAKAGAYDKITLEKFLVMATISSNLGVNWSGILFKILVAMIKKENESQGFAVQICHMLINAGVQLVDMIEIGKTKLFSWIVSTPKETKRKLVLKSSSDEESKDDIHVSQVFKKKRTATSKATKIKLVKHLTAPLIPPPILAISVSKLKGIQITDTDIASSYSGVPIILSSDKGKQVMIENPPQNNAVHTTIILTSERVYEAVQKKIQMFDKWVQYRTATTFDSLIQFGKIQSAAKLEWSFLEWMETSDIPTALSRRDFLELQMK, encoded by the exons ATGGcatctttcaataaaattctCATGTTCTCCAAAGAAGATTATGATGAGTGGAAGATTCGTATGCAGGCACACCTGGCAGCTCagaatgatgacatgtggtacatAATTACCGACGGACCGATGAAAATCCTTAAAGTAAACACAGCTGCTGCCACAACTGAAGGTGCTCCTCAAATGGTAGAAAAGCACAGATCCGAGTGGACTACTGAGGATAAAAAGAAAGCAAACCTGGACAACGTTGCAAAAGATATCCTTTACAAAACTTTGGATAAAAATATGTTTGCTAAAATCAAGACATGCACTACTGCTAAGAAATTATGGGAAAAGCTTACTCAATTATGTGAAGGCAATGAtcaaacaaaagagaacaagctGACGGTTGCcattcaaaaatttgataatgtTAAGATGAAGCCAGGAGAGTCTCTGGCAGAGTTCGACGAGCTTTCAGTG GTTATGCCAGCGCTTCCCAGGGAATGGGATGTAAAGACTATAGCGATGAGAGAATCCAAGGATCTAAATAAACTGGAACTAAACGACCTCTTCGCCGACCTTAAAGCTTATGAATTCGAGCTTGGCATTCGAACTGAAGAAGATCCATCCACCTCTCAACAAACAAAGGCACTACCAGCTAACATAGTGACTCTTCCGGTTGAAGAGTCCTCAAGTAAGAAATCGACCGAGCAATTAAGCAATGAAGCAATGTCTTTGTTTGttaaaaaattcagtaaattTATGCGCGAAAATCAATCACAGATGAATAAACCTCACTACAACAAGGACCATACATATGATGGTCAAGCTTGTTTTAACTGTAGAAAGAAAGGACATTTTATTGCAGAATGCAATAGGCCAAAGAAGGATGAAAAGAAATCAGGTGACAGAAGAAAGATGAAAGACAACAAAATATACTTCAAAAAGAAGAATCAGCGAGTCCTATTTGTAGAAGAAGATAAAGGAAAATGGGCTGATTCAGAATCAGAAAAATCTATCTCTGAAGAATCAATAAGTGAAAGTGAAGATGAGAAAGTAGAATGTCTCATGGCCAAAGAATATCAAGAATCTACCGATGAAATGGTAATTGATTTTAACTATGATGAATTCACACGAGATGATCTTGTCACCGCACTTCATGACATGGTGAATGAGTTTAAAGGACTTTCACAGCAGTTCAATGAGGCTAAAGCAGAAAAACAAAACTTGACAAACAAGTTGACTCTTTCCAGCTGTTCACAGCAAAAAGAGGTTGACAGTTTAAGTGTAAAATTAAGTCTGCTGACGGCCGAGAACGATAATCTGCGAAGATTGTTCCATGCAACTTTGAAAGAAAATAAACGGTTGATAACTACGGCTAAtacttggaacaagtcctctttGTCTCTGAATAAGATGCAGGAAATGCAGAAACTAGCCGGAGACAGAACCGGGACTGGTTATAATATTAATGAATGCAGCACTCCGGGAGCATCAACTCAACCGCTACTAGAGAAAGGcagtttaaaatcaattaaattt GTGTCAAAGAAAAAGAATTTGGAGCAATCAACCTGGTTCCTAGATAGTGGCTGTtctagacacatgactggaaacAAAGATCTCTTATCAGAAGTAATTAACTACAGAGAACCAACAATCACTTTCGGGGACAATTCTAAAGGTAAAGCTGTGGGTAAAGTTAAGATTATCCACGACAAAATTATTATAAGGGAT CTGCTCAAGAGACTTCAAAATGAGAAAAGTGAAGCAATTGACAGAATCAGGAGTAACAGAGGAACAGAATTTCTAAACCAATTCATGTCATCTTATCTCGAGGATAGTGGCATAAAGCATGAACTGTCAGCAGCAAGatcacctcaacaaaatggagttgcTGAAAGAAGAAACCGCACATTGAAGGAAGCAGCTAGAACCATGCTAGCTGAATCTGGTATCTCACAAAGGTTCTGGGCTGAAGCTGTTAGCACAGCCTGTTATACTCAAAATCGGTcaatgatcaataaaaatcatgagaagactccatatgaaattTGGACCGGCAAACAACCAAACATTGGATACTTTCGTATCTTCGGTTGTAAGTGTTTCATTTATATTAATGGCAAAACACATCTCACCGCTTTTGATGTTAAAGCTGATAATGGCACCTTTTTAGGATATTCATCAGTAAGCAAAGCATACAGAGTTTACAACCAAAGAACtctcactgttgaagaatctatacaCATTATATTTGATGAATCATCTATATGTCATGACAACAGTAGTAGTAGTTtacatgatttaataaataatcttgatgCAACTAACCTTGAAGCAAGTGATGACGATGAGGTAGATCTAAGAAGAACAGGTGAAATCATCTCCAAAGAAAATCCAACCGGACAAGAACAAAGTCAACAGATGAATGAACCGGAAGACAGTCATCAACCGCAGAATACACAAATGGAAGCAGAGGCACCAGTACTAGAAAATGATACAAATCAACCAACCGAGCCaaatccatatggaccat CCTTTGTCTCACAgatagaacctaagaaaatTGATGGCGCTTTGCTAGACACAAATTGGATAGAGGCTATGCAAGAAGAACTCAATCAGTTTGAAAGAAGCAGAGTTTGGCATTTAGTTCCTCGACCTAATGATGCTCATGTGATTGGAACTAGATGGGTTTATAGGAAAAAAATCGATgaaaatggcttaatcattagaaacaaagcTCGACTAGTAGCTCAAGGTTACAGACatgaagaaggaatagactttgATGAATCTTTTGCCCCTGTTGCTAGATTAGAAGCaattagaatatttttagcTTTCGCAGCATTTAAAgatttcaaagtatatcaaatggatgttaaatctgCTTTCTTAAATGGATTATTGAATGAAGAAGTTCATGTAGAACAACCACCCGGCTTTGTTAATCACACTTTTCCCGATTATGTTTACAAACTGGACAAAGCTCTGTATAGATTAAAGCAGGCcccaagagcatg CTACAGTTATTCCGATACTTTATTGAAAGAGTTCTTCGAATCTGCTCAAATGAAGAACGGAGAAATTCTTTGTTCTGttcaaaacaaaaaattcaatttcaCCCAGAAGATGTTTGCTGAATTGTTTAGCCTACCCACTGCTGGCGTCACTGACTTCTCCACACTGCCAGAAG GACTTCTTGCCAAAGCTGGTGCTTATGATAAAATTACTCTGGAAAAATTCCTTGTTATGGCCACCATCTCATCTAATCTAGGGGTCAACTGGTCTGGTATTCTCTTCAAAATACTGGTTGCCATGATTAAGAAAGAAAATGAATCTCAAGGCTTCGCGGTCCAAATCTGCCATATGTTGATCAATGCAGGAGTCCAACTGGTTGACATGATTGAaattggtaaaaccaaactgtTTTCTTGG ATTGTCTCCACTCCCAAAGAAACAAAGAGGAAGCTGGTTTTAAAATCCAGTTCTGATGAAGAATCTAAGGATGACATTCATGTTTCTCAAGTCTTCAAAAAGAAACGGACCGCCACTTCAAAAGCGACGAAGATTAAATTGGTCAAGCATCTCACTGCCCCTCTCATTCCGCCTCCAATTCTAGCAATCTCAGTATCTAAGCTCAAAGGAATTCAAATTACCGATACAGATATTGCGTCTTCTTACTCTGGAGTTCCTATTATTCTCTCATCAGACAAAGGGAAACAGGTGATGATTGAAAATCCACCACAAAACAATGCGGTTCATACGACCATTATTCTCACCAGCGAACGCGTATATGAGGCTGTACAGAAAAAGATTCAAATGTTTGATAAATGGGTGCAATATCGAACCGCTACAACTTTTGACTCATTAATtcaattcgggaagatacaatcAGCTGCCAAGCTTGAATGGTCCTTTTTGGAATGGATGGAGACATCTGATATCCCAACCGCTCTCAGCCGTCGAGACTTCTTGGAACTACAGATGAAATAA